In one Myxocyprinus asiaticus isolate MX2 ecotype Aquarium Trade chromosome 1, UBuf_Myxa_2, whole genome shotgun sequence genomic region, the following are encoded:
- the abcf2b gene encoding ATP-binding cassette, sub-family F, member 2b isoform X2, translating to MPSELAKKKAAKKKEAAKARQRVKKHEEANGEGEHPDGQVNGVMSNGEANGDVVALAKELDEFELRKMESRAVTGVLASHPNSTDVHISSLSLTFHGQELLSDTSLELNSGRRYGLIGLNGTGKSMLLSAIGHREVPIPEHIDIYHLTREMAPSEKTALHCVMEVDEERIKLEKEAERLAHEDSECEKLMEIYERLEELDADKAEVRASRILYGLGFNPAMQQKKLKDFSGGWRMRVSLARALFIKPFMLLLDEPTNHLDLDACVWLEEELKSFKRILVLISHSQDFLNGVCTNIIHLHQRKLKYYTGNYDQYVKTREELEENQMKRYNWEQDQISHMKNYIARFGHGSAKLARQAQSKEKTLQKMVASGLTARVVNDKHYIYKNLEFGIDLDTRVALVGPNGAGKSTLLKLLMGELLPTDGMIRKHSHVKIGRYHQHLTEQLELDLSPLEYMMKCFPEIKEKEEMRKIIGRYGLTGKQQVSPIRNLSDGQKCRVCFAWLAWQNPHMLFLDEPTNHLDIETIDALAEAINEFEGGMMLVSHDFRLIQQVAQEIWVCEKQTITKWNGDILAYKEHLKSKIDKQTHDI from the exons ATGCCCTCAGAACTTGCCAAGAAGAAAGCTGCAAAGAAGAAGGAGGCAGCCAAAGCTCGACAGCGTGTGAAAAAACATGAAGAGGCGAATGGAGAAGGAGAGCATCCGGATGGCCAAGTGAATGGTGTGATGTCTAATGGGGAGGCAAATGGCg ATGTTGTCGCTCTAGCCAAGGAGCTGGATGAGTTTGAGCTGCGGAAGATGGAGTCTCGGGCAGTGACGGGCGTCTTGGCCTCCCATCCCAACAGCACTGATGTTCACATCAGCAGTCTGTCGCTCACCTTTCATGGCCAAGAGTTACTGAGCGACACCAGCCTAGAGCTCAACTCCGGCCGACGTTACGGTCTCATTGGCCTCAATGGCACAG GCAAGTCTATGCTCCTGTCTGCTATTGGTCACCGAGAAGTTCCCATCCCAGAACACATTGACATCTATCACCTGACACGTGAAATGGCCCCCAGTGAGAAGACAGCGCTGCATTGTGTCATGGAGGTTGATGAAGAGAGGATAAAACTGGAGAAGGAAGCTGAGAGATTGGCTCATGAGGACT CAGAGTGTGAGAAACTGATGGAGATCTATGAGCGTTTGGAGGAGTTGGACGCAGACAAAGCTGAAGTTCGAGCCTCACGAATCCTCTATGGACTTGGTTTCAACCCTGCCATGCAGCAAAAAAAGCTGAAAGATTTCAGTGGAGGCTGGAGGATGCGTGTGTCCCTTGCCAG GGCCCTTTTCATTAAGCCCTTCATGTTATTGTTAGATGAACCTACTAACCACTTGGATCTGGATGCCTGTGTGTGGCTGGAAGAGGAGCTTAAGTC CTTCAAGCGTATCCTTGTGCTCATCTCACATTCTCAAGACTTCCTCAATGGTGTGTGCACCAACATCATTCACCTCCACCAGAGGAAACTCAAGTATTACACT GGTAACTATGACCAGTATGTAAAGACCAGGGAGGAGCTGGAGGAGAACCAGATGAAGCGGTACAACTGGGAACAGGACCAGATATCTCACATGAAG AATTATATCGCCCGTTTTGGTCATGGCTCAGCCAAACTAGCTCGCCAGGCTCAGAGCAAAGAAAAAACGCTGCAAAAAATGGTGGCATCTGGCCTAACAGCCCGTGTGGTGAATGACAAG CATTATATTTACAAAAACTTGGAGTTTGGCATTGACTTGGACACACGAGTCGCACTTGTGGGTCCCAATGGGGCAGGAAAGTCCACACTTCTCAAGCTGCTGATGGGAGAG CTTCTCCCCACAGACGGAATGATAAGAAAGCACTCACATGTTAAGATTGGCAGATATCACCAG CATCTGACTGAGCAGCTAGAGCTTGACCTGTCTCCTCTGGAGTACATGATGAAGTGCTTCCCTGAGATCAAAGAAAAAGAGGAGATGAGGAAGATCATTGGACGTTATGGCCTGACAGGCAAGCAGCAG GTCAGTCCCATCAGGAACTTGTCTGATGGTCAGAAGTGTCGGGTGTGTTTTGCCTGGCTCGCATGGCAGAATCCTCACATGCTGTTTCTGGATGAACCAACGAATCACTTGGACATTGAGACAATTGATGCTCTGGCTGAGGCCATCAATGAGTTTGAGGGTGGAATGATGCTAGTTAGCCACGACTTCAGACTTATTCAGCAG GTGGCTCAGGAAATTTGGGTGTGTGAGAAGCAGACCATCACCAAATGGAACGGAGACATTTTGGCTTACAAGGAGCACTTGAAATCAAAAATTGACAAACAGACtcatgatatttaa
- the abcf2b gene encoding ATP-binding cassette, sub-family F, member 2b isoform X1, producing MPSELAKKKAAKKKEAAKARQRVKKHEEANGEGEHPDGQVNGVMSNGEANGDVVALAKELDEFELRKMESRAVTGVLASHPNSTDVHISSLSLTFHGQELLSDTSLELNSGRRYGLIGLNGTGKSMLLSAIGHREVPIPEHIDIYHLTREMAPSEKTALHCVMEVDEERIKLEKEAERLAHEDSECEKLMEIYERLEELDADKAEVRASRILYGLGFNPAMQQKKLKDFSGGWRMRVSLARALFIKPFMLLLDEPTNHLDLDACVWLEEELKSFKRILVLISHSQDFLNGVCTNIIHLHQRKLKYYTGNYDQYVKTREELEENQMKRYNWEQDQISHMKNYIARFGHGSAKLARQAQSKEKTLQKMVASGLTARVVNDKTLSFYFPPCGKIPPPVIMVQNVSFQYSIDTHYIYKNLEFGIDLDTRVALVGPNGAGKSTLLKLLMGELLPTDGMIRKHSHVKIGRYHQHLTEQLELDLSPLEYMMKCFPEIKEKEEMRKIIGRYGLTGKQQVSPIRNLSDGQKCRVCFAWLAWQNPHMLFLDEPTNHLDIETIDALAEAINEFEGGMMLVSHDFRLIQQVAQEIWVCEKQTITKWNGDILAYKEHLKSKIDKQTHDI from the exons ATGCCCTCAGAACTTGCCAAGAAGAAAGCTGCAAAGAAGAAGGAGGCAGCCAAAGCTCGACAGCGTGTGAAAAAACATGAAGAGGCGAATGGAGAAGGAGAGCATCCGGATGGCCAAGTGAATGGTGTGATGTCTAATGGGGAGGCAAATGGCg ATGTTGTCGCTCTAGCCAAGGAGCTGGATGAGTTTGAGCTGCGGAAGATGGAGTCTCGGGCAGTGACGGGCGTCTTGGCCTCCCATCCCAACAGCACTGATGTTCACATCAGCAGTCTGTCGCTCACCTTTCATGGCCAAGAGTTACTGAGCGACACCAGCCTAGAGCTCAACTCCGGCCGACGTTACGGTCTCATTGGCCTCAATGGCACAG GCAAGTCTATGCTCCTGTCTGCTATTGGTCACCGAGAAGTTCCCATCCCAGAACACATTGACATCTATCACCTGACACGTGAAATGGCCCCCAGTGAGAAGACAGCGCTGCATTGTGTCATGGAGGTTGATGAAGAGAGGATAAAACTGGAGAAGGAAGCTGAGAGATTGGCTCATGAGGACT CAGAGTGTGAGAAACTGATGGAGATCTATGAGCGTTTGGAGGAGTTGGACGCAGACAAAGCTGAAGTTCGAGCCTCACGAATCCTCTATGGACTTGGTTTCAACCCTGCCATGCAGCAAAAAAAGCTGAAAGATTTCAGTGGAGGCTGGAGGATGCGTGTGTCCCTTGCCAG GGCCCTTTTCATTAAGCCCTTCATGTTATTGTTAGATGAACCTACTAACCACTTGGATCTGGATGCCTGTGTGTGGCTGGAAGAGGAGCTTAAGTC CTTCAAGCGTATCCTTGTGCTCATCTCACATTCTCAAGACTTCCTCAATGGTGTGTGCACCAACATCATTCACCTCCACCAGAGGAAACTCAAGTATTACACT GGTAACTATGACCAGTATGTAAAGACCAGGGAGGAGCTGGAGGAGAACCAGATGAAGCGGTACAACTGGGAACAGGACCAGATATCTCACATGAAG AATTATATCGCCCGTTTTGGTCATGGCTCAGCCAAACTAGCTCGCCAGGCTCAGAGCAAAGAAAAAACGCTGCAAAAAATGGTGGCATCTGGCCTAACAGCCCGTGTGGTGAATGACAAG ACTTTGTCGTTTTATTTTCCTCCTTGTGGGAAGATTCCCCCTCCTGTAATCATGGTGCAGAATGTCAGCTTCCAATACTCCATTGACACA CATTATATTTACAAAAACTTGGAGTTTGGCATTGACTTGGACACACGAGTCGCACTTGTGGGTCCCAATGGGGCAGGAAAGTCCACACTTCTCAAGCTGCTGATGGGAGAG CTTCTCCCCACAGACGGAATGATAAGAAAGCACTCACATGTTAAGATTGGCAGATATCACCAG CATCTGACTGAGCAGCTAGAGCTTGACCTGTCTCCTCTGGAGTACATGATGAAGTGCTTCCCTGAGATCAAAGAAAAAGAGGAGATGAGGAAGATCATTGGACGTTATGGCCTGACAGGCAAGCAGCAG GTCAGTCCCATCAGGAACTTGTCTGATGGTCAGAAGTGTCGGGTGTGTTTTGCCTGGCTCGCATGGCAGAATCCTCACATGCTGTTTCTGGATGAACCAACGAATCACTTGGACATTGAGACAATTGATGCTCTGGCTGAGGCCATCAATGAGTTTGAGGGTGGAATGATGCTAGTTAGCCACGACTTCAGACTTATTCAGCAG GTGGCTCAGGAAATTTGGGTGTGTGAGAAGCAGACCATCACCAAATGGAACGGAGACATTTTGGCTTACAAGGAGCACTTGAAATCAAAAATTGACAAACAGACtcatgatatttaa